A single genomic interval of Lacrimispora sphenoides JCM 1415 harbors:
- a CDS encoding sulfatase-like hydrolase/transferase, which translates to MKDMVLIMSDQHGWDYTGFAEERIDTPGLKKIAEEGLLFERCYCNSPLCVPSRMSFLTGKLPSQLGIFNNDAALGGDVPTIAHEMGRLGYQTVLAGRMHFKGEDQKHGFDERYCGDITSQFWGTGGKKRLDFGMYAGTTNRKNCLDAVGGGISPVMLFDEMVFRSAMDFLEDWEKKKNRRPLFLVIGFYGPHFPFTCRNEDYLKYQSRFTIEECEKEARIPSSSAYHEFQQECAPEHMRNCKAAYCGLVEQLDRYVGELYNKIKTVEAGREYLFLYTSDHGEQLGKRKLFGKQTMYEAAVRIPLLAAGTGIAPGISKEPAGLLDVSRTLLEETGRNENYSWHQGKRLDFSGSRSEKSRLVRIQQMVGSDDSPQFIEAVVLGQYKLVKSGNETICLYDLQEDPDEEHDLSMTREGLLKKLIIQIEESGGFLSKLKVQYLTDREREARDGQRRLKAWGQVKEPEEWATMKIDKNTLINPRE; encoded by the coding sequence ATGAAGGATATGGTTTTAATAATGTCAGACCAGCATGGCTGGGATTACACAGGATTTGCAGAGGAACGGATTGATACGCCGGGTCTTAAAAAGATTGCAGAGGAAGGTCTGCTGTTTGAACGCTGCTATTGCAATTCGCCTCTTTGTGTTCCCTCGCGCATGTCATTTCTAACTGGAAAATTACCCTCACAACTGGGTATTTTTAATAATGATGCCGCTCTTGGCGGAGATGTGCCCACCATTGCCCATGAGATGGGACGTCTGGGATATCAGACCGTTCTGGCCGGCCGGATGCATTTTAAAGGGGAAGACCAGAAGCATGGTTTTGATGAACGGTATTGCGGAGATATTACCTCTCAATTCTGGGGAACCGGAGGAAAAAAGCGCCTGGATTTTGGTATGTATGCCGGAACCACGAACAGGAAAAACTGCCTGGATGCAGTCGGAGGGGGGATTTCCCCGGTTATGCTTTTTGACGAAATGGTTTTCCGCTCAGCCATGGATTTTCTTGAGGATTGGGAAAAGAAGAAAAATAGAAGACCGCTGTTTCTGGTGATTGGATTCTATGGCCCTCATTTTCCTTTTACCTGCAGAAATGAGGATTACCTTAAGTACCAAAGCCGCTTTACTATAGAGGAATGTGAGAAAGAGGCAAGGATCCCTTCTTCTTCTGCTTATCATGAATTCCAGCAGGAATGTGCACCAGAGCATATGAGAAACTGCAAGGCCGCTTATTGCGGTCTGGTGGAACAGTTAGACCGGTATGTAGGGGAATTATATAATAAAATCAAGACGGTCGAAGCCGGACGGGAATATCTATTTCTCTACACCTCTGATCACGGGGAACAGCTTGGAAAACGGAAACTGTTCGGAAAGCAGACCATGTATGAAGCTGCGGTCCGTATACCTCTTCTGGCAGCAGGCACAGGGATAGCTCCGGGTATTTCAAAAGAGCCTGCAGGGCTTTTGGATGTATCCCGCACACTTTTGGAAGAAACTGGAAGGAATGAAAATTACTCCTGGCATCAGGGAAAGAGGCTTGATTTCAGTGGTTCCCGGAGTGAAAAATCCAGACTCGTTAGAATTCAGCAGATGGTGGGAAGTGATGACAGCCCGCAGTTCATAGAAGCAGTGGTTCTGGGACAATACAAACTAGTTAAGTCCGGAAATGAAACCATATGTCTATATGACTTACAGGAAGATCCCGATGAAGAACATGATCTGTCAATGACGAGGGAGGGCTTATTAAAAAAGCTTATAATACAGATAGAAGAAAGCGGCGGCTTCCTGAGTAAACTTAAGGTTCAGTATCTAACTGACCGGGAGAGGGAAGCCAGAGATGGGCAGCGGAGATTAAAAGCATGGGGGCAGGTGAAAGAGCCGGAAGAGTGGGCAACCATGAAAATAGATAAAAACACACTCATAAATCCAAGAGAATAG
- a CDS encoding PTS system mannose/fructose/sorbose family transporter subunit IID, producing the protein MKNKRENSLLNKKDINKAAWSYIFFIQATQNFERMMGLAFCHVLEPILKKLYKNDSGEYKKSLQRHMQFFNTEPQLGALIPGITIAMEEARAMGEDVSEELIVNTKNALMGPFAGIGDSMLIGTYSPILLSIAMSMCISDGNPVGPLFFCAVWLTSVVGLQWYLFHKGYDMGIGAANLFFTNRSLADKITTGLTMMGLIVIGGVAATTVKANVVYQFVSGEMSLSLQEQIFDKIMPGILPLLLTLAVWYLMDKKKWSATKIILGIVAFTAVMVFLGIM; encoded by the coding sequence ATGAAGAATAAAAGAGAAAACTCATTACTTAACAAAAAGGATATTAACAAGGCTGCCTGGTCTTATATTTTCTTTATACAGGCAACCCAGAATTTTGAACGTATGATGGGACTTGCCTTTTGTCATGTGCTGGAACCGATTTTAAAGAAACTCTATAAAAATGATTCCGGTGAGTACAAAAAATCCCTTCAGCGACATATGCAGTTTTTTAACACAGAGCCTCAGCTTGGTGCCCTGATTCCCGGCATTACCATTGCCATGGAGGAAGCCCGTGCTATGGGGGAAGATGTCAGCGAAGAGCTGATTGTTAATACCAAAAATGCGCTTATGGGGCCTTTTGCCGGAATTGGAGACTCTATGTTAATCGGTACCTACAGTCCGATTCTGTTAAGTATTGCCATGAGCATGTGCATTAGTGATGGAAATCCCGTTGGTCCCCTGTTCTTTTGTGCGGTATGGCTTACCAGTGTGGTTGGCCTGCAGTGGTATCTGTTCCATAAAGGATATGATATGGGAATCGGTGCGGCAAACCTGTTTTTCACCAACCGTTCCCTTGCAGATAAAATTACTACCGGACTCACTATGATGGGTTTGATCGTAATAGGCGGAGTTGCTGCAACAACTGTAAAAGCAAATGTGGTTTACCAGTTTGTCAGCGGTGAAATGTCTCTTTCTTTACAGGAACAGATTTTTGATAAGATAATGCCTGGGATACTTCCCCTTTTGCTTACTCTGGCAGTGTGGTATCTGATGGATAAGAAGAAGTGGTCTGCCACAAAGATTATTCTCGGCATCGTTGCATTTACGGCTGTTATGGTATTTTTAGGAATCATGTAA
- a CDS encoding PTS mannose/fructose/sorbose/N-acetylgalactosamine transporter subunit IIC has protein sequence MTFLQALLIGIFAYLGSKRTPWFFGVTGGWNMIGRPLVAGLIVGVILGDVRGGVIAGAMVQALFIGQITPGGAMPADVNWAAYIGIPLALAAGGTGEQAVALSVPLSMLGLGLFNFIMTINAYFPHMGDLAAEKGDGAGIHRATYLAAAPSFILRAGSAMLICYLGTPLAEFLITSMPQGILHFFEVAGKMLPAIGFAMLLKQSLSKKWMLVLFLMGWILIGSTNMSVTALAVFATAIAFIFVMAQGGTQAAVPAPVQSTEEDGCYEE, from the coding sequence ATGACTTTTTTACAAGCTTTACTGATTGGAATATTTGCCTATCTTGGAAGTAAGCGTACACCATGGTTTTTTGGGGTAACCGGAGGGTGGAATATGATTGGGCGTCCTCTTGTAGCCGGCTTGATTGTTGGCGTGATCTTAGGGGATGTAAGAGGGGGCGTCATTGCAGGCGCTATGGTTCAGGCATTATTTATCGGACAGATCACGCCCGGAGGTGCGATGCCGGCGGATGTGAACTGGGCAGCCTATATTGGGATACCGTTGGCACTGGCAGCCGGAGGTACCGGAGAACAGGCAGTGGCCTTATCGGTTCCTCTCAGCATGCTGGGACTTGGGCTATTTAATTTTATTATGACGATCAATGCATATTTTCCTCATATGGGAGATCTCGCCGCAGAAAAAGGAGATGGGGCCGGAATTCACCGAGCTACTTATCTGGCAGCCGCTCCAAGCTTTATTCTCCGGGCCGGCTCTGCCATGCTGATCTGTTATCTTGGAACGCCCCTGGCAGAATTCCTGATCACCAGTATGCCACAGGGAATCCTGCACTTTTTTGAGGTAGCCGGAAAGATGCTCCCGGCCATTGGATTTGCCATGCTGCTTAAGCAGTCCCTTTCAAAGAAATGGATGCTTGTATTGTTCCTGATGGGCTGGATCCTGATCGGCTCTACCAATATGTCTGTTACTGCGCTGGCTGTATTTGCAACTGCAATTGCATTTATCTTTGTTATGGCCCAGGGCGGAACACAAGCGGCCGTACCGGCTCCGGTACAAAGCACAGAGGAGGATGGCTGTTATGAAGAATAA
- a CDS encoding PTS sugar transporter subunit IIA, which produces MIGMIVTGHGSYATGITSGLKLLAGEPENYEPVDFLEDDSLEILTGKLAEAAKRLSQCTGILIYADLTGGSPFNVSVRLKMERPGKIAVIGGANLPAVLEGYMARGSMESVSEIAAESLTAGKNAMVQFEESAVAEGDYEE; this is translated from the coding sequence ATGATAGGTATGATTGTAACCGGCCATGGCAGTTATGCCACAGGAATCACAAGCGGACTGAAACTGCTGGCTGGAGAGCCGGAGAATTATGAACCGGTGGATTTCCTGGAGGATGATTCTCTGGAGATTCTAACCGGAAAATTAGCAGAAGCGGCCAAAAGACTTTCCCAGTGCACCGGAATTTTGATTTATGCGGATTTGACCGGTGGATCCCCGTTTAACGTCTCCGTTCGTTTGAAAATGGAACGGCCTGGCAAAATAGCGGTAATCGGCGGAGCAAACCTTCCGGCAGTACTGGAAGGGTATATGGCAAGAGGCTCCATGGAAAGTGTTTCTGAAATTGCCGCAGAGAGCTTGACAGCGGGTAAAAATGCAATGGTACAGTTTGAAGAATCTGCTGTCGCGGAAGGGGATTACGAAGAATAA
- a CDS encoding sulfatase: protein MKNVLYIHTHDSGRILSPYGYKVPTPNMESFSRTAAVFRNAYCAGPTCSPSRAAMLTSTYPHQNGMLGLAQRGFTMDYSKHLVHYLNGNGYYTALCGIQHEAGWYLDRKLGAAEIGYQDELTTDNSGYSQEELVDWDKENASKVCRWLKNYNKEQPFFLSYGMYATHRRFPDKIDEDIDPEYALPPYPIPDTRETRNDFAGYLMSVKCADACFGQVITCLKEEGLWENTIILFTTDHGLPNPFSKCTLFDSGIGVNLMIRSPGALANGTVADSLVSHMDVFPTLCELLELEKPEYLEGKSLVPLLTGEKEEIRSDVFAEINFHTSYEPVRCVRTKRYKYIRYYDTTYLKINQSNIDESLTKDYFLKQDLEGQTKYEEALYDLLYDPGERNNLAHNGDYASVLKEMSQRLLVYQEETGDPILKGEIIIKPEWKINRKECKTASSKNPEDYVSFGK from the coding sequence GTGAAAAATGTATTGTATATTCATACCCATGATTCCGGGCGGATATTAAGTCCCTATGGTTATAAGGTTCCCACGCCGAATATGGAATCCTTTTCCAGGACAGCAGCCGTGTTTCGGAATGCGTACTGTGCAGGTCCAACTTGTTCCCCCAGCCGGGCAGCAATGCTGACAAGTACGTATCCGCATCAGAATGGCATGTTAGGTCTGGCCCAGAGAGGCTTTACCATGGATTACAGCAAACATCTGGTTCATTATCTGAACGGGAATGGCTACTATACCGCACTTTGCGGAATCCAGCATGAAGCAGGCTGGTATCTGGACCGGAAACTGGGAGCGGCAGAGATTGGCTATCAGGATGAACTGACCACAGATAATTCCGGATATTCTCAGGAAGAGCTGGTGGACTGGGATAAGGAAAATGCAAGTAAGGTCTGCCGGTGGCTGAAAAATTATAACAAAGAACAACCCTTTTTCCTTTCTTACGGAATGTACGCAACCCATCGACGGTTTCCTGATAAGATTGATGAAGATATTGACCCTGAATATGCCCTTCCCCCTTATCCGATTCCGGACACCAGGGAAACCCGTAACGATTTTGCCGGTTACCTGATGAGCGTCAAATGCGCAGATGCCTGTTTTGGCCAGGTGATTACCTGCTTAAAAGAAGAGGGGTTGTGGGAAAATACCATTATACTCTTTACAACAGATCACGGTTTGCCAAATCCCTTTTCAAAATGTACTTTGTTTGACAGCGGGATCGGTGTGAATCTGATGATACGTTCACCGGGAGCTTTGGCGAATGGAACCGTTGCGGACAGTCTGGTTTCCCATATGGATGTATTTCCTACGCTTTGTGAGCTCCTTGAACTGGAGAAACCGGAATACCTGGAAGGAAAATCACTGGTTCCTCTGCTGACAGGGGAAAAAGAGGAAATCAGATCCGATGTCTTTGCCGAAATCAATTTCCACACTTCCTATGAGCCGGTACGTTGTGTACGCACGAAGCGTTACAAATATATCCGCTATTATGATACAACCTATTTGAAGATTAACCAGTCAAACATCGATGAATCTCTGACAAAAGATTATTTTCTGAAGCAGGATCTGGAAGGCCAGACAAAGTACGAAGAAGCTCTTTACGATCTTCTTTATGACCCGGGAGAACGCAATAATCTGGCACATAACGGGGATTACGCTTCGGTTTTGAAAGAAATGAGCCAGAGATTACTGGTTTATCAGGAAGAGACAGGAGATCCGATTCTGAAAGGGGAAATTATAATAAAACCAGAATGGAAAATAAACAGGAAGGAGTGTAAGACCGCAAGTTCAAAAAATCCAGAAGATTATGTCAGTTTTGGAAAATGA
- a CDS encoding GntR family transcriptional regulator: MAEKRIAQYKQIENDLLQKINLGYYKKDDLIPTELELSNTYHVSRVTVRKATDNLVAKGLLTRVAGVGTFVCHPSVTLNPSSIQGFSEVMCEQGISVRTEVPTFMIQKAPSNIASILKIETGEPIYFIERIRYANDEIFQFETTYMSSRLYPDISMQVLQQSKYQYFEKIKGMKIAYSDHTVTPLHPSKSIADMFGISLDTPILRVANTTYLTNNQIMDYTELTLNSPKYQLTYVKS, encoded by the coding sequence ATGGCAGAAAAAAGAATTGCACAATATAAACAGATTGAAAATGACTTGCTTCAGAAAATAAATTTAGGTTATTACAAGAAAGACGATCTTATACCCACAGAGCTGGAGCTTTCTAACACCTATCATGTATCAAGGGTGACCGTCAGAAAAGCCACAGATAATCTGGTTGCAAAGGGTCTTTTGACAAGAGTTGCCGGAGTAGGTACATTTGTGTGCCACCCTTCTGTTACATTAAACCCCAGTTCTATCCAGGGATTTTCAGAAGTAATGTGTGAACAGGGGATTTCCGTCCGGACAGAAGTTCCCACCTTTATGATTCAGAAAGCACCTTCAAATATTGCTTCCATCTTAAAGATTGAGACAGGGGAACCTATTTATTTTATCGAAAGAATCCGGTATGCAAACGATGAAATTTTTCAGTTTGAAACAACCTATATGTCCAGCCGGTTATATCCCGATATCTCTATGCAGGTACTTCAGCAGTCCAAATATCAGTACTTTGAAAAGATAAAGGGAATGAAAATCGCATACAGCGACCATACGGTAACCCCCCTTCATCCTTCAAAAAGTATTGCAGACATGTTTGGAATTTCTTTGGATACTCCTATACTGAGAGTTGCCAATACTACTTATCTGACCAATAATCAGATCATGGATTATACAGAATTAACGCTTAACTCACCGAAATACCAGTTGACTTATGTCAAAAGCTGA
- a CDS encoding DUF5054 domain-containing protein gives MDKSAIKKVHVVFKTHLDIGFTDLGQNVLNKYVNHYIPLAINLAIQINKEKEKRFIWTVGSYLIDYYFRHAGEEACKRLEASIRRGDICWHGLACTTHTELLDKELFEYDLSLSDKLDKRFGKNTISAKMTDVPGHTKAIIGPMTDHGKVYMHIGVNPSSMVPQVPLTYRWKSGDKEIIIQYSIEYGAPCYVEGMDEVLEFAHTGDNLGPQSVEAVEAEMDRIQTIYPQAKIEASTMDKYAESLLQYKDHLPVVVEEIGDTWIHGIASDPLKITRYRGLIEWKDRMEREGRLCRGDSFYGNFMENLLLVAEHTWGLDYKKYLADFTNWEKTSFQAARKADVTTLDFLTNRNAGMLKVLQEDFHKYRGGKFDGSYEIYESSHAEQMEYIWKAVDTLPGELKEEAKKELDRLTVNCSDMAEREDGRTIYPYERVVIGEWTVSFDGSGTMVYLKKGEKKWITDGVFGRLSYETYNARNCVENYYSYNRAFRQNQCWSEGDFSKPGLEFVEVLENRNYVFGAKKIRADGNEIHIMLKGNEEANTKYGCPKQAVITYTFGRDIDVRLCWSGKDANRMPEALWFDVCFDVENPYCWRLKKMGDLISPVEIVRGGNRRQHCVEELSYHGADGKIVVINHHSPLVSVGGKWMYGDYQNLPDIKKGFSYNLYNNKWGTNFKMWCEDDCCFEYTVKITGEGKPAI, from the coding sequence ATGGATAAATCAGCGATTAAAAAGGTACACGTGGTATTTAAGACCCATCTCGACATCGGATTCACTGATTTAGGGCAGAATGTTCTGAACAAATATGTGAATCATTATATTCCGCTTGCCATTAACTTAGCCATACAGATAAATAAGGAAAAAGAAAAACGGTTTATCTGGACTGTCGGTTCCTATCTCATAGATTACTATTTCAGACATGCTGGAGAGGAGGCCTGCAAACGGCTTGAAGCGTCAATTCGCCGGGGAGATATCTGCTGGCATGGACTGGCTTGCACTACACATACGGAATTATTGGATAAAGAACTTTTTGAATACGATTTAAGCCTTTCCGACAAGTTGGATAAGCGGTTCGGAAAGAATACCATTTCAGCCAAGATGACAGATGTTCCAGGCCATACGAAAGCCATCATCGGTCCTATGACGGATCACGGCAAGGTTTACATGCACATCGGTGTCAATCCTTCTTCAATGGTCCCTCAAGTCCCCTTGACCTACCGCTGGAAATCGGGAGATAAGGAGATTATCATCCAGTACTCTATCGAATACGGTGCGCCTTGTTACGTGGAAGGAATGGATGAGGTACTGGAATTCGCCCATACCGGTGATAACTTAGGACCTCAGTCGGTGGAAGCGGTAGAGGCTGAGATGGACCGGATACAGACCATTTATCCTCAGGCTAAAATCGAAGCTTCTACCATGGACAAGTACGCAGAGAGCTTGCTTCAATATAAAGACCACCTTCCCGTGGTAGTAGAAGAAATAGGGGATACCTGGATTCATGGCATTGCCTCCGATCCGCTTAAGATTACTCGTTATCGCGGACTGATAGAATGGAAGGACCGTATGGAAAGGGAAGGAAGACTATGCCGGGGAGACAGTTTTTATGGAAACTTCATGGAAAACCTGCTTCTGGTGGCAGAGCATACGTGGGGACTAGACTATAAAAAATACCTGGCTGATTTTACAAATTGGGAAAAAACTAGTTTCCAGGCGGCCAGAAAAGCGGATGTGACAACACTGGATTTCCTAACAAACCGCAATGCCGGTATGTTAAAGGTCTTACAGGAGGATTTCCATAAGTACCGCGGCGGGAAATTCGATGGATCCTATGAAATATATGAAAGTTCCCATGCGGAGCAGATGGAATACATTTGGAAGGCTGTCGATACCCTTCCGGGTGAACTGAAGGAAGAGGCAAAAAAGGAACTTGACCGTCTGACTGTTAACTGCAGTGATATGGCGGAGAGAGAGGACGGAAGAACAATATATCCTTATGAGCGGGTGGTTATAGGAGAATGGACTGTATCATTTGATGGCAGCGGTACTATGGTGTATTTGAAGAAAGGTGAAAAGAAGTGGATTACGGATGGGGTTTTTGGAAGGCTATCCTATGAAACTTATAATGCCAGGAACTGTGTGGAGAATTATTACAGCTATAACCGGGCCTTCCGTCAAAATCAGTGCTGGTCGGAAGGAGATTTCTCTAAGCCGGGCCTTGAGTTCGTAGAGGTTTTAGAGAACCGGAATTACGTATTTGGTGCAAAGAAAATAAGAGCAGATGGTAATGAAATTCACATTATGCTAAAAGGCAATGAAGAGGCGAATACAAAATATGGCTGCCCGAAGCAAGCTGTTATTACCTATACCTTTGGGAGAGATATTGACGTAAGGCTCTGCTGGTCCGGGAAGGATGCCAACCGCATGCCGGAAGCACTTTGGTTTGATGTTTGCTTTGATGTAGAAAATCCATACTGCTGGAGGCTGAAGAAGATGGGAGATCTTATTTCTCCGGTTGAAATAGTGCGGGGAGGTAACAGAAGACAGCATTGTGTGGAGGAACTCTCCTATCACGGTGCAGACGGAAAAATCGTGGTTATAAACCACCATTCCCCTCTCGTCAGCGTGGGTGGCAAATGGATGTACGGTGATTACCAGAATCTTCCGGATATAAAGAAGGGATTCTCTTATAATTTATATAATAATAAATGGGGAACAAATTTCAAGATGTGGTGTGAGGATGACTGTTGTTTCGAATATACGGTCAAGATCACAGGGGAGGGTAAACCTGCTATATAA
- a CDS encoding class I mannose-6-phosphate isomerase, translating into MIFKNKYNNYELQPYTEINGYNDHAWGDYDSVISKLKQNIGEKESAVVCFDFYPGVNKEEILALARKLKPDILIDMEELAKSEEVLNREFRDFITDDRVFGIMCHKRLEDFFDLEKMAAARQQLSIQKNGLVVIAGVGAGLLRECDITVYCDITRWEVQLRYREGMPNWHCTNYDAPNLEKYKRGFFIEWRLADRYKKERFESFDYILETEEKGNPKLITGEAFRAGLKELSRRPFRLEPYFDPGVWGGHWMKEHFNLDKEKENFAWSFDGVPEENAINLVFGEVKVKLPAIDLVFYCPKDLLGERVYGRFGTEFPIRFDLLDTMGGGNLSLQVHPMTEYIQDAFGMHYTQDESYYLLDTDEDEDTYVYLGVKKGVDKDAMARDLREAEIGKIQFPAETYINEIPVKKHDHILIPAGTIHCSGKNTMVLEISATPYIFTFKLWDWGRVGLDGIPRPTHVDHGLKNIQWERDTDWIYNEIVHQDQILEEREGMKLERTGLHNQEFINTFRYTFTEPVSVKMEDSVQMMNLVEGESASIVSVDGTFQPFEIHYAETVIVPASVGEYRILPGNGMCMMIIAAIRK; encoded by the coding sequence ATGATATTTAAAAACAAATATAACAATTATGAACTACAACCGTATACTGAAATTAATGGGTACAATGACCATGCATGGGGAGATTACGATTCGGTGATATCTAAATTGAAACAGAATATCGGGGAAAAGGAATCTGCCGTGGTATGTTTTGACTTCTATCCGGGTGTGAATAAGGAAGAAATCCTTGCTTTGGCAAGGAAATTAAAGCCGGATATTCTCATTGATATGGAAGAACTAGCAAAAAGTGAGGAAGTATTAAACCGGGAATTTCGTGATTTTATTACGGACGACCGGGTGTTTGGAATCATGTGCCATAAGCGGCTGGAGGACTTTTTCGATTTGGAAAAAATGGCAGCAGCCAGGCAGCAGCTTTCCATACAAAAAAATGGGCTTGTGGTGATTGCAGGCGTTGGGGCAGGGCTTTTAAGGGAATGTGATATCACGGTTTACTGTGATATCACTCGATGGGAGGTTCAGCTTCGCTACCGTGAAGGTATGCCTAACTGGCACTGTACCAATTACGATGCACCGAATCTGGAAAAGTATAAAAGAGGGTTTTTCATCGAGTGGAGACTAGCCGACCGGTATAAGAAGGAACGGTTTGAAAGCTTTGATTACATACTGGAAACGGAAGAAAAGGGAAATCCAAAGCTGATCACGGGTGAGGCATTCCGGGCAGGCCTGAAGGAACTAAGCAGACGCCCCTTCCGTTTAGAACCTTACTTTGATCCGGGGGTTTGGGGCGGTCACTGGATGAAGGAGCACTTCAATCTCGATAAAGAGAAAGAAAATTTCGCGTGGAGCTTTGATGGAGTACCGGAAGAAAATGCCATAAATCTGGTCTTTGGAGAAGTGAAGGTAAAACTCCCTGCCATTGATCTCGTTTTCTACTGCCCCAAGGATCTTTTAGGAGAGCGGGTGTATGGCCGTTTCGGCACAGAATTTCCTATCCGTTTTGATCTTTTGGATACCATGGGAGGGGGGAATTTATCCCTTCAGGTTCATCCCATGACGGAATATATTCAGGACGCTTTCGGAATGCATTACACTCAGGATGAAAGTTATTACTTGCTGGATACAGATGAAGACGAGGATACATATGTTTACTTAGGTGTAAAAAAGGGTGTGGACAAAGATGCTATGGCACGGGATTTGCGTGAAGCTGAGATTGGTAAAATCCAGTTTCCTGCCGAAACATATATAAATGAAATACCGGTGAAGAAACATGACCATATATTGATCCCGGCGGGAACCATCCATTGCTCCGGTAAAAATACCATGGTACTTGAGATCAGTGCCACTCCCTACATCTTTACATTTAAGTTGTGGGATTGGGGAAGAGTCGGTTTGGATGGGATCCCCCGTCCCACTCATGTGGATCACGGGCTAAAGAATATTCAATGGGAACGGGACACAGACTGGATCTATAACGAAATCGTTCATCAGGATCAGATTCTGGAAGAAAGGGAGGGTATGAAATTGGAACGGACCGGACTTCATAACCAGGAATTCATCAATACCTTCCGTTATACATTCACGGAACCGGTTTCCGTTAAGATGGAGGATTCCGTTCAAATGATGAACCTGGTAGAGGGAGAATCTGCCAGTATCGTAAGTGTAGACGGAACCTTTCAACCCTTTGAGATCCACTATGCGGAAACAGTCATCGTACCTGCAAGCGTAGGAGAATACCGGATCTTACCTGGTAATGGTATGTGCATGATGATAATTGCAGCAATCCGAAAATAA
- a CDS encoding GntR family transcriptional regulator has product MLNHEKGAQPLYSQLETILKKQIEHGEFNKGDIFPTEKMLMEEYNVSRVTIRQALAALTLDRYIKSSRGIGTTVIYEKIDEHLKSVISFTDEMKQHNITMSTSYCTMEKVRPGKKVAMVLGIPETKQCYCLTRVRCVDKIPMVYSVTYLKEIVELPMEKEYYMESLYKYLQETHGIIIVRGQDTLEAVLSTKEIQDFLKVDPQLPLFKRIRKTFLADGEIFEYSDCYYPGNRYKYSVDL; this is encoded by the coding sequence ATGCTGAATCACGAAAAAGGGGCGCAGCCCTTATATTCCCAGCTGGAAACAATATTAAAGAAGCAGATTGAGCATGGGGAATTCAATAAGGGGGATATTTTTCCCACTGAAAAGATGCTGATGGAAGAGTACAATGTATCTCGGGTCACGATACGACAGGCTTTGGCTGCGCTGACACTGGACCGGTACATCAAAAGTTCCAGGGGAATCGGAACCACAGTAATATATGAAAAAATTGACGAACATTTAAAAAGCGTCATCAGCTTTACAGACGAAATGAAGCAGCATAACATCACCATGAGTACCTCCTACTGTACAATGGAAAAAGTCAGGCCGGGGAAGAAAGTAGCCATGGTACTTGGAATTCCTGAGACGAAGCAATGTTACTGCCTTACCAGAGTGAGATGTGTGGATAAAATCCCTATGGTCTATTCCGTAACGTATTTGAAGGAGATCGTGGAACTGCCTATGGAAAAGGAATATTATATGGAATCCTTATATAAATATCTTCAAGAAACCCATGGAATCATTATTGTGAGAGGACAGGATACCTTAGAAGCAGTGTTATCCACTAAGGAAATCCAGGATTTTTTAAAAGTAGATCCTCAGCTGCCTTTATTTAAGAGGATCAGAAAGACATTTTTAGCAGATGGAGAAATATTTGAATATTCTGACTGCTATTATCCAGGCAACCGGTACAAGTATTCTGTGGATTTATAA